One part of the Gemmatimonadota bacterium genome encodes these proteins:
- a CDS encoding glycosyltransferase family 4 protein, with product MRIAIVAQPYYPQNGGITENVHHTALELRERGHEVDIITSRFRGHEHSTPGVHRVGRNVLVPHLGAFSNMNADPRLRPQVARIYRDHSFDVIHVHTPLSPTLPLVAIREAPAGVPVVGTFHASAPASAGYRAFRPWLNSFATRLNARIAVSQSARRFARHYFPGEYRIVPNGVDPTRFRPGLPPIEGITQGPPTILLVGRFYPRKGVPVLLRALPRIAREIPGLRVLIVGDGPLGAWYRSRATRLPCEVRFLGELSTTQIPRAYAAADLFVAPATRNESFGIVHLEAMASGVPIVASRIEGYAETLDHGREALLFRPSDSDDLAQAAIAVLQNPERARSMAQHGRTKAARMSWARIALELESLYLEQLSRPPSFAIAS from the coding sequence ATGAGGATCGCCATCGTCGCCCAGCCGTACTATCCGCAAAATGGCGGCATCACGGAGAATGTCCACCATACGGCGTTGGAACTGCGGGAGCGCGGACACGAGGTGGATATCATCACCTCGCGTTTTCGCGGTCATGAACACAGCACGCCCGGGGTCCATCGTGTCGGGCGCAATGTTCTGGTTCCGCATCTTGGCGCCTTCTCCAACATGAACGCCGACCCGAGGCTTCGTCCGCAGGTGGCACGCATCTACCGCGACCACTCCTTCGATGTGATCCATGTCCACACGCCTCTTTCCCCAACGCTCCCTCTCGTCGCCATCCGGGAAGCACCCGCCGGGGTACCGGTCGTGGGCACCTTCCATGCCAGCGCACCGGCGAGTGCCGGATACCGCGCCTTTCGCCCGTGGCTGAACTCGTTTGCCACTCGACTCAATGCGCGAATCGCCGTCTCGCAGTCCGCCCGGCGCTTCGCCAGGCACTACTTTCCGGGGGAGTACCGCATCGTTCCCAACGGCGTGGACCCGACCCGATTCCGCCCGGGGCTGCCACCCATTGAGGGGATCACGCAAGGCCCACCCACCATTCTGTTGGTCGGGCGTTTCTATCCGAGGAAGGGCGTCCCCGTCCTCTTGAGAGCGCTTCCCCGGATCGCTCGCGAGATTCCCGGGCTTCGTGTGCTCATCGTGGGAGATGGCCCGCTGGGAGCATGGTACAGGTCTCGCGCCACGCGCCTCCCCTGCGAGGTTCGCTTCCTGGGAGAGCTCTCGACGACCCAGATCCCTCGCGCGTATGCCGCGGCCGATCTCTTCGTGGCACCGGCCACGCGAAACGAGAGCTTCGGCATTGTTCATCTGGAAGCGATGGCGTCCGGGGTGCCTATCGTCGCCAGCCGGATCGAAGGGTACGCTGAGACGCTGGACCACGGGCGTGAAGCTCTTCTCTTTCGGCCGTCGGACTCCGACGATCTCGCGCAAGCGGCGATCGCTGTACTGCAAAATCCCGAGCGCGCGCGCAGCATGGCGCAGCATGGACGCACCAAGGCCGCCCGCATGAGCTGGGCGCGGATCGCTCTCGAACTGGAATCGCTTTATCTGGAACAGCTCTCCAGGCCACCGAGTTTCGCCATCGCCTCCTGA
- the ftsZ gene encoding cell division protein FtsZ — protein MPFEYAEDVQRLATIRVIGVGGAGGNAINRMLKAGLTGCDFIAANTDLQALGASSAPVRLQLGETVTRGLGSGGNPEVGRRAVEESRDAVAEALEGSDMVFVTAGMGGGTGTGAAPVIAEIAKEMNALTVAVVSRPFEFEGTPRIRQAREGLLALKDHVDTLIVIPNQRLLSIVQDDTPLSEAFRMADDVLMQATRGISDLIAVPGLVNLDFADVRTVMSKMGDALMGTGTAEGEARAEAAARVAVTSPLLEEVSISGARGVLVSITGGEDLSLSDVSSATSVIHEAAGEDANLFFGAVIDPDRAGEIQVTVIATGIGAEGEEGMRVDSASSSMEPRVVPLGGDLDRPAFRRAETRGEPTKRVIRSFVDDDLETPTFLRKQMD, from the coding sequence ATGCCTTTCGAGTATGCCGAGGATGTGCAGCGCCTCGCGACGATCCGAGTGATCGGCGTCGGCGGAGCGGGCGGCAACGCCATCAACAGAATGCTGAAAGCCGGTCTGACCGGCTGCGACTTCATTGCGGCCAACACGGATCTGCAGGCTCTTGGCGCGTCTTCCGCGCCCGTGCGCCTCCAGCTCGGAGAGACAGTGACGCGGGGACTTGGATCCGGGGGAAACCCGGAGGTCGGGCGCCGCGCGGTGGAAGAGAGCCGGGATGCCGTCGCCGAGGCCCTGGAAGGTTCGGACATGGTGTTCGTCACCGCTGGAATGGGCGGGGGCACCGGAACGGGTGCCGCGCCGGTCATCGCGGAGATCGCCAAGGAAATGAACGCGCTGACGGTGGCTGTGGTCAGCAGGCCCTTCGAGTTCGAGGGCACCCCGCGCATCCGTCAAGCGCGGGAAGGGTTGCTTGCGCTCAAGGACCATGTGGACACGCTGATCGTCATCCCCAACCAGCGACTCCTCTCGATCGTTCAGGACGACACCCCTCTGTCCGAAGCGTTCCGCATGGCAGATGATGTCCTCATGCAGGCCACTCGCGGTATTTCGGACCTGATTGCCGTCCCCGGGCTTGTCAACCTGGACTTCGCGGATGTCAGGACGGTCATGTCGAAGATGGGTGACGCTCTCATGGGCACCGGAACCGCAGAGGGTGAGGCGCGTGCGGAAGCGGCGGCCCGCGTGGCCGTAACCAGTCCGCTCCTGGAAGAGGTCTCCATCTCAGGGGCTCGAGGCGTGCTGGTCAGCATCACCGGCGGGGAGGATCTCTCGCTGAGCGATGTGAGCAGCGCCACTTCCGTCATTCACGAAGCGGCCGGCGAGGATGCCAACCTGTTCTTCGGCGCGGTCATCGATCCCGATCGGGCCGGCGAGATCCAGGTCACGGTGATTGCGACCGGAATCGGTGCAGAGGGAGAGGAGGGGATGCGGGTCGACTCCGCCTCTTCGTCCATGGAACCTCGGGTCGTGCCGCTGGGCGGAGATCTTGATCGACCCGCCTTCAGACGAGCGGAGACCAGAGGAGAGCCGACAAAGCGCGTGATCCGCTCCTTTGTGGACGACGATCTGGAGACGCCCACATTCCTGCGAAAGCAGATGGACTGA
- a CDS encoding 3-hydroxyacyl-CoA dehydrogenase NAD-binding domain-containing protein, with protein sequence MSTRKIGVVGAGTMGSGIAQKIATEGFQVVLVDRSIDLARAGVEQIRQLLAQAVERRIFREEQAAEIVSRVTPAGRMEDLADTELVIEAVFEDLNVKRELFATLDTLLPANTMFATNTSSFLVEDVASATNRADRVVGLHYFFHPAKNRLVEVVPGKDTSPATRDYAWTFCEATGKTPIHSGDSPGFVVNRYFVPWINEAVRLLDEGVADIPTIEAAAMKAFAIGMGPFQLMNVTGIPIGMHAATTLGDRLGPFYAPADALVRQAATGELWDFQGDADETRFDTIRDRLLGVTFLIAAALVDEGVCSVEDADIGARVGLRWAKGPFELANRFGTDEAARMADELADRWDTLESPLLLSERRASAEPFRFRLVQLDVGDGIAEITLNRPDALNALNEEVVAQLDTAFTEADTRTDVSTIVIRGAGKAFVAGADIKFFVDRIDAKDHDSIHAFTKSGQALFRRIDESEKLVICRLDGLSLGGGSELALCADVILASDRGSLGFPETGIGIYPGLGGTQRTTRRIGVPLARWMVLTGTPVDARTALAMGLVDELVPIEKMSARIQELHTSGSPHSGASHTPEGLLKEIAGLFAEADVEALLAGELPEGAEAAAREAGRVKHKAPVATRIADRLVREGAALPLADGLEMELSHLDEIFRTQDAYIGLSSVLARKRPEFTGS encoded by the coding sequence ATGAGTACACGCAAGATCGGCGTCGTCGGCGCAGGAACCATGGGCAGTGGAATTGCCCAGAAGATCGCAACCGAGGGCTTTCAGGTCGTGTTGGTCGACCGCTCCATCGACCTTGCCCGTGCCGGGGTCGAGCAGATCCGACAGCTTCTCGCGCAGGCCGTGGAACGCAGGATCTTCCGCGAGGAGCAGGCCGCGGAGATCGTGTCCCGAGTCACGCCCGCCGGGCGCATGGAAGACCTGGCCGACACGGAGCTCGTGATTGAAGCGGTATTTGAGGATCTGAATGTCAAGCGAGAGCTGTTTGCCACACTCGACACACTGCTTCCCGCGAACACGATGTTCGCCACCAACACCTCCAGCTTTCTCGTGGAAGATGTGGCGTCGGCTACGAACCGCGCGGACCGCGTCGTCGGCCTCCACTACTTCTTCCACCCCGCCAAGAACCGCCTCGTCGAAGTCGTCCCCGGCAAAGACACTTCCCCGGCCACGCGCGACTACGCCTGGACCTTCTGCGAAGCCACCGGAAAGACGCCCATCCACTCCGGCGACTCGCCGGGGTTCGTGGTCAATCGGTACTTCGTTCCGTGGATCAATGAAGCCGTGCGCCTTCTTGATGAAGGCGTCGCGGACATCCCCACCATTGAAGCGGCGGCCATGAAGGCCTTCGCCATCGGCATGGGTCCGTTCCAGCTGATGAATGTCACCGGCATCCCCATTGGCATGCACGCCGCCACGACACTGGGCGACCGTCTCGGCCCGTTCTACGCCCCCGCCGACGCGCTGGTGCGGCAGGCGGCCACCGGAGAGCTCTGGGACTTCCAGGGAGACGCGGACGAAACCCGATTCGACACGATCCGCGACCGCCTTCTGGGCGTCACTTTCCTGATTGCCGCTGCACTGGTGGACGAAGGCGTCTGTTCCGTGGAAGACGCCGACATCGGCGCCCGGGTCGGACTTCGGTGGGCGAAGGGTCCGTTCGAGCTGGCGAACCGGTTCGGTACCGACGAGGCCGCCCGCATGGCGGACGAACTCGCCGACCGCTGGGACACGCTGGAAAGCCCTCTTCTCCTGTCCGAACGACGCGCATCGGCGGAGCCTTTCCGCTTCCGGCTTGTGCAGCTGGATGTCGGCGACGGAATCGCAGAGATCACGCTGAACCGGCCCGATGCACTGAACGCACTGAACGAGGAGGTCGTGGCCCAGCTGGACACCGCCTTCACCGAGGCGGATACCCGCACCGATGTCTCCACCATTGTGATTCGCGGGGCGGGAAAGGCGTTTGTCGCGGGCGCGGACATCAAGTTCTTCGTGGACCGCATCGACGCAAAGGACCACGACTCTATCCACGCGTTCACGAAAAGCGGGCAGGCACTGTTCCGCCGGATCGACGAGTCCGAAAAGCTCGTGATCTGCCGCCTCGACGGCTTGTCGCTTGGCGGCGGGTCGGAACTGGCGCTGTGCGCCGATGTCATCCTCGCCTCCGACCGCGGAAGCCTCGGATTCCCGGAGACCGGGATCGGCATCTACCCGGGGCTTGGTGGAACGCAGCGAACCACGCGCCGAATCGGCGTCCCGCTGGCCCGCTGGATGGTTCTGACGGGGACACCGGTAGACGCCCGCACCGCGCTTGCGATGGGACTCGTCGACGAGCTCGTCCCCATCGAGAAGATGTCCGCCCGGATTCAGGAACTCCACACGAGCGGATCGCCGCACTCGGGAGCTTCGCACACGCCGGAAGGCCTCCTGAAGGAGATCGCAGGCCTCTTCGCAGAGGCGGATGTGGAAGCCCTCCTGGCCGGGGAACTGCCCGAGGGCGCCGAGGCTGCTGCTCGTGAAGCGGGGCGCGTGAAGCACAAGGCCCCCGTCGCCACGCGAATCGCCGACAGACTCGTTCGCGAGGGGGCAGCCCTTCCTCTTGCAGACGGGCTGGAGATGGAGCTTTCGCATCTCGACGAGATCTTCCGTACGCAGGACGCCTACATCGGGTTGTCCAGTGTCCTCGCACGCAAGCGCCCCGAGTTTACCGGGTCCTGA
- a CDS encoding slipin family protein, with amino-acid sequence MALTGLPILIFIVFLLFNMIRILREYERGVVFRLGRLVGARGPGLILLVPFLEKMVRVGLRTVAFDVPPQDIITRDNVSVTVNAVIYFRVVDPKKAIVEVEDYMYATSQLAQTTLRSVLGQSELDHLLSSREDINMELQSILDRQTDPWGIKVGMVEIKHVDLPHEMQRAMARQAEAERERRAKIITAEGEFQAAHKLAEAAAVIGKEPAAIQLRFLGTLAEVATENNSTIVFPVPLELMKAFVDKGSDGSAESGA; translated from the coding sequence ATGGCACTGACAGGTCTGCCGATTCTGATTTTTATTGTCTTCCTGCTGTTCAACATGATCCGGATCCTCCGCGAGTACGAACGCGGCGTGGTGTTTCGACTGGGGCGTCTGGTAGGAGCGCGAGGCCCGGGGCTTATTCTGCTGGTGCCGTTCCTGGAGAAGATGGTTCGCGTGGGGCTTCGGACGGTGGCGTTTGATGTCCCGCCGCAGGATATCATCACGCGCGACAATGTCTCCGTCACGGTGAATGCGGTCATTTACTTCCGTGTCGTGGATCCCAAAAAGGCGATCGTGGAGGTGGAGGACTACATGTACGCCACTTCTCAGCTGGCACAGACCACCCTTCGGTCGGTTCTGGGGCAGTCGGAGCTGGACCATCTCCTGTCGAGTCGGGAAGACATCAACATGGAGCTCCAGAGCATTCTGGATCGCCAGACCGATCCGTGGGGAATCAAGGTGGGGATGGTGGAGATCAAGCATGTGGACCTTCCTCATGAGATGCAGCGGGCGATGGCTCGTCAGGCAGAGGCGGAACGGGAACGCCGCGCGAAGATCATCACTGCCGAAGGAGAGTTCCAGGCTGCGCACAAGCTCGCGGAAGCGGCAGCCGTCATCGGGAAGGAACCGGCGGCCATCCAGCTTCGATTCCTTGGCACGCTGGCGGAGGTGGCGACGGAAAACAACTCCACGATCGTCTTCCCGGTCCCGCTGGAACTGATGAAGGCGTTCGTCGACAAGGGATCGGACGGAAGCGCAGAGTCCGGAGCCTGA
- a CDS encoding lysophospholipid acyltransferase family protein gives MRDPLLFQLLCGVARFLPLRAGYTMADLLSRAHRRLCPERQRAVLANLEVLRGVNSTDPRLAQEVFRHYGRTMFEFLRGPDIPEVELRFRGFEHLHAALDRGSGAILAALHTGNWVLGGVRLAARGVPVNAVAGVQMSEKWTGVVRRRHAAAGIRILPAGLSATREMIARLGRNETLVLLPDGDVFRKGVEVPLAGRSVPLPAGPARLAARTGAALLPVIPLRLPDGTHSLEFIEEIPIHGTSHAEIRCATTLLAARMEKALCEHANQWSIFRPFFEGRTAA, from the coding sequence ATGCGCGATCCTCTTCTTTTTCAACTGCTCTGTGGGGTCGCCAGGTTCCTTCCCCTCCGCGCGGGGTATACGATGGCGGACCTGCTCTCACGGGCTCATCGGCGACTCTGCCCGGAACGGCAGCGCGCGGTCCTGGCCAACCTGGAAGTACTGCGCGGCGTGAACTCCACCGACCCCCGTCTCGCGCAGGAGGTCTTTCGGCACTACGGGAGGACGATGTTCGAGTTTCTTCGCGGGCCAGACATTCCCGAAGTGGAGTTGCGCTTCCGCGGGTTCGAGCATCTCCATGCCGCGCTGGACCGCGGTTCGGGCGCAATCCTCGCGGCACTTCACACGGGCAACTGGGTGCTCGGTGGAGTCCGGCTGGCGGCCCGGGGAGTTCCCGTCAATGCGGTGGCGGGGGTTCAGATGAGCGAGAAATGGACGGGTGTCGTTCGACGCAGACATGCCGCCGCTGGAATCCGAATCCTGCCCGCCGGACTCTCCGCCACCCGGGAGATGATTGCACGGCTCGGCAGAAACGAAACGCTGGTACTCCTGCCCGACGGCGATGTCTTCCGCAAGGGCGTGGAGGTCCCGCTCGCCGGGCGATCCGTCCCCCTCCCCGCCGGACCGGCCCGACTCGCCGCACGAACCGGCGCCGCGCTTCTCCCCGTGATTCCGTTGCGCCTTCCGGACGGAACTCACTCGCTTGAGTTCATCGAGGAGATTCCGATCCACGGAACCTCCCACGCCGAGATACGCTGCGCCACCACGCTCCTGGCCGCCCGAATGGAGAAGGCCCTTTGCGAGCATGCAAATCAGTGGTCCATCTTCCGGCCCTTCTTCGAGGGACGCACCGCCGCATGA
- the ftsA gene encoding cell division protein FtsA: protein MASNGILAGLDLGSTRTAAVIAAPNDDGLLEIQGLGMSPTRGIKKGVVINLERTIDSIEAAMEIAETQAGTSVESVTVGIAGDHIKSINSRGVIAVRNPDNEISRGDVERVIEAARAIALPGDREIIHVMPQEFTVDDQGGIHDPVGMTGVRLETEVHIITGASTPIQNLLKCVRRAGLEVERVVLGSVAASTAVLTQDEMELGAVLVDIGGGTTDVAVFADGGLKHTAVVGVGGTNVTNDIAIGLRTPLAAADEIKRAHATLRPEEGLEEEITVPGVNGRPERTVSRSILNQIVQPRMEEILALSYREVKKTDYWDLLAAGLVLTGGGSQLSGTLEMAERMFNLPAKQGAPFGLAEYPEGVDSPDLATAVGLVRYAHREDDEQGRPSFGGGKALGRLAGQMKRWVEDFF, encoded by the coding sequence ATGGCATCGAATGGAATCCTCGCGGGACTCGATCTGGGGAGTACCCGCACTGCAGCAGTGATTGCAGCACCCAACGACGACGGGCTCCTGGAGATCCAGGGGCTGGGCATGAGCCCCACCCGCGGCATCAAGAAGGGCGTCGTGATCAATCTGGAGCGGACGATCGACTCCATCGAAGCAGCCATGGAGATCGCGGAGACGCAGGCGGGGACTTCCGTGGAATCGGTCACCGTGGGGATCGCCGGAGATCACATCAAGAGCATCAACAGCCGCGGAGTCATCGCGGTCCGCAACCCGGACAACGAGATCTCGCGCGGCGATGTGGAGCGCGTCATCGAAGCCGCGCGTGCCATCGCGCTTCCGGGGGACCGGGAGATCATCCATGTGATGCCGCAGGAGTTCACGGTGGACGATCAGGGCGGGATTCACGATCCCGTGGGCATGACGGGTGTGCGTCTTGAGACGGAAGTTCACATCATCACGGGTGCTTCCACTCCCATTCAGAATCTCCTGAAGTGCGTGCGTCGAGCCGGGCTGGAAGTGGAACGCGTCGTCCTGGGGTCGGTTGCCGCGAGCACCGCCGTTCTCACTCAGGACGAAATGGAACTGGGAGCGGTCCTGGTGGATATCGGCGGGGGCACGACGGATGTGGCAGTCTTCGCGGATGGCGGACTGAAGCACACGGCGGTGGTCGGAGTCGGGGGGACGAATGTCACGAACGACATCGCCATCGGGCTCCGGACACCTCTTGCCGCAGCGGACGAGATCAAACGCGCGCACGCAACGCTTCGTCCCGAGGAAGGTCTGGAGGAAGAGATCACGGTACCCGGAGTCAACGGCCGACCGGAGCGAACCGTGAGCCGCAGCATCCTGAACCAGATTGTGCAGCCGCGAATGGAGGAGATCCTGGCGCTGTCCTACCGCGAAGTGAAGAAGACCGACTACTGGGACCTTCTCGCGGCAGGCCTTGTGCTCACCGGAGGAGGCAGTCAGCTCTCCGGAACGCTGGAAATGGCGGAGCGGATGTTCAACCTCCCCGCAAAGCAGGGGGCACCGTTCGGACTGGCGGAGTATCCCGAAGGCGTTGATTCACCCGATCTTGCCACGGCTGTCGGCCTTGTCCGGTATGCGCATCGTGAAGACGACGAGCAGGGCCGCCCGTCATTCGGGGGCGGGAAAGCGCTGGGGCGCCTGGCCGGGCAGATGAAGCGGTGGGTCGAGGACTTCTTCTAG
- a CDS encoding ATP-dependent DNA helicase RecG, producing MIPTQRGTPVPEDSIVRLPGVGPVRAARLKHLGIDTVADLLRHVPRSFEDRGGLRSIASARAQSAGSWVVVRGVISRSTLHRRGRSTLRIQLKDDTGRMEAMWFRAGYLSRELSSGVAVALSGRLSEKGALVHPEFARLKTVDAEVPMRLQGTRPVYPLTEGIGQRLLRELVGHALRDPMPPDPLPEEVRRLAKVVSLAEALHAVHRPQDLADAERGRERLLFDEFFRLEWNLCRRNRARRMLPAPKSDGRGTGAAALVGELPFPLSESQRQAVEEITVDLARTHPMERLLAGEVGSGKTVVALAAICEAASRGWQSALLAPTDLLARQHFRTLETLSPRVAKSSVLLTGSLPAGEARVAREHLATGEARLAVGTHALLSEATRFQKLGLVIVDEQHRFGVRQRQTLQSKGDRPHLLVMSATPIPRTLALLSFGDSDLSMLQPRADASGEVTTRLVPRNKRRAGLRWVHDRMGEGQQAFLVRPRIDGEEEGAEGLFREMAELAGEESVALVHGRVPAGRREQILERFAEGHLRALVATTVIEVGIDVPGASILWVEGADRLGLAQLHQLRGRIARRGQKGYCWLVESESAPAGSRERLETLVEVSDGLRLAEIDLAMRGPGELLGLRQSGHEGLFAGLGPGAGKRIASLAERARVAAEAMLDGLRIPSGEERT from the coding sequence GTGATCCCGACGCAGAGGGGGACCCCCGTCCCCGAGGACTCCATTGTCCGGCTTCCCGGCGTCGGTCCTGTGAGGGCCGCCCGCCTGAAGCATCTGGGCATTGACACCGTTGCCGATCTCCTTCGCCATGTGCCGCGTTCCTTTGAGGATCGCGGGGGGCTTCGCTCGATTGCCTCAGCGCGAGCTCAGTCTGCGGGTTCGTGGGTCGTGGTGCGGGGCGTCATCTCGCGCAGCACCCTGCACCGACGCGGGCGCTCCACTCTTCGGATCCAGCTCAAAGACGACACCGGACGCATGGAAGCCATGTGGTTCCGCGCGGGCTATCTCTCGCGCGAACTCTCCAGCGGGGTTGCCGTGGCGCTGTCGGGAAGGCTCTCCGAGAAGGGAGCGCTGGTGCACCCCGAGTTTGCGCGGCTGAAGACGGTCGACGCAGAAGTGCCCATGCGCCTTCAGGGCACTCGCCCGGTCTATCCGCTCACGGAGGGTATCGGGCAGCGCCTTCTTCGGGAACTGGTCGGTCATGCGCTGCGCGACCCGATGCCGCCCGATCCTCTTCCCGAGGAAGTGCGAAGGCTGGCGAAGGTCGTCTCGCTCGCGGAGGCATTGCACGCCGTGCATCGCCCGCAGGATCTTGCGGATGCGGAGCGCGGTCGGGAGCGTCTCCTGTTCGACGAGTTTTTTCGGCTGGAGTGGAATCTGTGTCGTCGCAATCGAGCCCGAAGGATGCTTCCGGCCCCGAAGTCAGACGGGAGAGGCACCGGCGCGGCCGCGCTGGTTGGGGAGCTTCCGTTTCCCCTGTCCGAGTCGCAGCGCCAGGCGGTCGAGGAGATCACGGTCGACCTGGCTCGCACGCACCCCATGGAGCGGCTGCTTGCCGGGGAGGTCGGTTCCGGAAAGACGGTGGTCGCGCTGGCCGCGATCTGCGAAGCGGCCTCCAGAGGGTGGCAGTCGGCTCTTCTCGCGCCGACGGACCTTCTGGCGCGCCAGCACTTCCGCACGCTGGAGACGCTCAGCCCACGGGTGGCGAAGAGTTCCGTCCTTCTCACGGGGTCGCTCCCGGCCGGGGAAGCCCGGGTCGCGCGGGAACACCTGGCGACCGGGGAGGCCCGCCTTGCGGTGGGCACTCACGCGCTCCTGTCGGAGGCCACGCGATTCCAGAAGCTGGGGCTGGTCATTGTGGATGAACAGCATCGCTTCGGAGTCCGGCAACGCCAGACGCTTCAAAGCAAGGGGGACCGTCCGCACCTTCTCGTGATGTCCGCCACGCCGATCCCGCGCACGCTGGCGCTGCTTTCGTTTGGCGACTCGGATCTCTCCATGCTCCAGCCGCGCGCGGACGCATCAGGCGAAGTCACCACGCGCCTGGTTCCACGAAACAAGCGGCGCGCAGGCCTTCGCTGGGTGCATGACCGCATGGGGGAGGGTCAGCAGGCGTTCCTTGTCCGGCCTCGCATTGACGGCGAAGAGGAAGGCGCCGAAGGCCTCTTCCGTGAGATGGCTGAACTTGCGGGTGAGGAGTCCGTGGCACTGGTGCACGGTCGCGTTCCGGCGGGCAGGCGGGAGCAGATTCTGGAGCGATTCGCCGAGGGGCACTTGCGCGCACTGGTCGCCACCACCGTCATCGAGGTGGGGATTGATGTGCCGGGCGCGTCGATTCTCTGGGTGGAGGGGGCGGATCGCCTCGGGCTGGCCCAGCTTCATCAGTTGCGAGGACGCATCGCGCGACGCGGCCAGAAGGGGTACTGTTGGCTGGTCGAGTCGGAGAGCGCTCCGGCCGGTTCCCGCGAGCGCCTTGAGACGCTCGTGGAAGTGTCGGACGGGCTTCGCCTCGCGGAGATCGACCTTGCGATGCGCGGGCCCGGGGAACTCTTGGGGCTTCGACAGAGCGGTCACGAAGGTCTGTTCGCCGGGTTGGGCCCCGGTGCGGGGAAGCGGATCGCCTCTCTGGCGGAGCGTGCACGCGTGGCGGCGGAAGCCATGCTGGACGGCTTGCGGATTCCATCGGGGGAGGAGCGAACATGA
- a CDS encoding nodulation protein NfeD, whose product MKQSWWQVAGLAAAAVVLLAASGGASEQPLVHLLRWDDAITPVTADVVAKALDEAHAAGAEAFVLELDTPGGLLDATRDIVTEILHSEVPVLVWVGPAGARAASAGAFITLAGHVAAMAPGTNIGAASPVMMGGGDSPDSTMGSKIQNDAAAFIRTIAQRRGRSVEWAESTVREAVSSTSEEALDAGAIDLIADSVEELLAEADGCIVATPSGEVTLLLTDARIARQEVDLRFRILALLANPNVAYFLLILGFYGLFFELSNPGVILPGVVGAVFLVLALFSMQTLPISAAGLLLLLLGGVFLLLEVKVASHGMLTVAGLASSVLGGLMLFDSPEPALRASLRVILPLTLFIAGLFAVAVSLSVRAMRRKPVTGREGLVGLTGTAATRLAPKGKVSVRGELWDAHASEVMERGTAVQVESVEGLLLRVRSTAPEGENSPVSTDLNQTGR is encoded by the coding sequence ATGAAGCAATCATGGTGGCAGGTGGCTGGACTGGCTGCCGCGGCCGTCGTGCTCTTGGCGGCTTCGGGCGGGGCATCGGAGCAGCCCCTCGTCCATCTGCTCCGCTGGGACGACGCCATTACGCCGGTGACCGCGGATGTCGTGGCGAAGGCGTTGGACGAAGCGCACGCGGCCGGGGCGGAGGCGTTCGTGCTGGAGCTGGATACCCCGGGGGGGCTTCTGGACGCGACGCGGGATATCGTGACGGAGATTCTGCATTCGGAAGTGCCGGTCCTTGTGTGGGTGGGCCCGGCGGGAGCCCGCGCCGCCTCCGCGGGGGCGTTCATCACGCTGGCCGGCCATGTTGCGGCAATGGCCCCGGGAACGAATATCGGCGCGGCGTCCCCCGTGATGATGGGAGGTGGTGACTCACCGGACAGTACCATGGGCAGCAAGATCCAGAACGATGCGGCGGCGTTCATTCGGACGATTGCCCAACGCCGGGGGAGAAGCGTTGAGTGGGCGGAGTCCACGGTGCGGGAAGCCGTGTCCAGTACATCCGAGGAGGCGTTGGACGCGGGCGCGATCGATCTGATCGCCGACAGCGTGGAGGAACTCCTGGCGGAAGCGGACGGGTGCATCGTCGCGACCCCCTCCGGCGAAGTCACTCTTCTGCTGACTGACGCCCGGATTGCAAGGCAGGAGGTGGACCTTCGGTTCCGTATCCTGGCGCTGCTGGCCAATCCGAATGTCGCCTACTTCCTTCTGATCCTCGGGTTCTACGGTCTCTTCTTCGAACTTTCGAATCCGGGCGTCATCCTCCCCGGCGTGGTCGGGGCGGTCTTTCTGGTTCTTGCACTCTTCTCCATGCAGACGCTTCCCATCAGCGCTGCCGGATTGCTGCTGCTGCTGCTGGGGGGCGTGTTTCTGCTTCTGGAGGTCAAGGTGGCCAGCCATGGAATGCTGACGGTGGCCGGGCTTGCGTCCAGCGTGCTCGGCGGCCTCATGCTTTTCGATTCGCCGGAGCCTGCGCTTCGTGCTTCTCTTCGCGTGATCCTGCCCTTGACCCTCTTCATCGCGGGGCTCTTTGCGGTGGCGGTGTCGCTTTCCGTGCGTGCGATGCGCCGAAAGCCGGTCACCGGTCGCGAAGGCCTCGTGGGGCTTACGGGAACCGCCGCGACCCGGCTTGCGCCGAAGGGAAAAGTGTCGGTGCGCGGGGAGTTGTGGGATGCGCATGCGTCGGAAGTCATGGAACGGGGAACCGCTGTTCAGGTGGAGAGCGTCGAGGGTCTTCTCCTTCGAGTGCGGAGCACCGCTCCGGAGGGTGAGAATTCGCCGGTGTCCACGGACTTGAACCAAACCGGGAGGTGA